The following DNA comes from Sinorhizobium mexicanum.
TCTGTCATTCCGGAGGAAGGGGTAACGGGCTGGGCCGATACGACCATGCTTCACGCCGACAGCGCGCACCCGAACTGCGCCTACATGTGGATGGAGCATACGCTTTCGCCGAAGGTGCAGGGCGACGTTTCCGCCTGGTTCGGCGCGAACCCCTCGGTCGGGGCCGCCTGCAAGGGCAATGAACTGCTGACCGACGCCGGCTGCAAGACCAACGGCTACGAGGACTTCGACAAGGTGAAGTTCTGGAAGACGCCGGTGACAAAGTGTGAAAGCCAGGGCGAATGCGTACCCTACCACCGCTGGGTTTCCGACTATATCGGCGTGATCGGCGGGCGGTAAGCCGCAGCAGCCGCGTCGCAAGCATCGCCCCTCACCTTGGCCCTCACCCCGCTCGCGGGGCGAGGGCACGCCTCCTGCAAAGCTGGAGCGTCGCCTGTAGGCCAGCGCCGGCCGCGTATCACCTTCTCCCCGCAAGCGGAGAGGTACCCGCAGGCGGATGAGGGGCAAGAACATCCCGGAGCATCCCCATGACCACCGCCGTCCTCTTCGACAACGTTTCCCGCTACTTCGGCGCCGTTCGCGCCGTCGATCGCGTGAACCTCGACATCGCCGAGGGCGAATTCTTCGCCATGCTCGGGCCCTCGGGCTCCGGCAAGACGACGTGCCTCAGACTGATGGCCGGCTTCGAGCAGCCGACGGGCGGCCATATCGAAATCTTCGGTGAGACGGCCGAGGGTGTCCCGCCCTACCGGCGCAGCGTCAACACCGTGTTCCAGGACTATGCGCTCTTTCCGCACCTCTCGATCCTCGACAATGTCGCCTATGGCCTGATGGTCAAGGGCGCCGGCCGCGAGGAGCGGCGCAAGGCCGCCGAGGATGCACTCGCCATGGTCAAGCTGCCGGGCTACGGCACGCGCCGACCCGGCCAGCTCTCCGGCGGTCAGCGCCAGCGCGTGGCGCTCGCACGCGCCCTCGTCAACAAACCGAAGGTGCTGCTCCTCGACGAGCCGCTCGGAGCGCTCGACCTGAAGCTCCGCGAACAGATGCAGGAAGAACTGAAGAGCCTGCAGAAATCGCTCGGCATCACCTTCATCTTCGTCACCCACGACCAGGGCGAGGCGCTGTCGATGGCCGACCGCGTCGCCGTTTTCAACGAGGGCCAGATCCAGCAGCTCGGCAGTCCGGAAGAGGTCTACAACCACCCGAAGACCCGCTTCGTCGCCGATTTCGTCGGCTCGTCCAACGTCCTTACGACGACGCTCTGCCAGAGGCTCGGGCTGAAGGCGCCCTTTGCCAGCCTCAGGCCGGAGGCCATCGCGATTGCGGCCCCGAGCAACGGCGCTCTGAGCCTTGCCGGCACTATCGCTGGCCAGAGCTTCCTCGGTGCGACCAACCGCGTCGTCGTCGATGTCGACGGCGCGCGTATCGCCGTGGCAAGCCCGGCCGCACACGCGATTCCGGCCATCGGCAGCCCGGTCACGATCAGTTTCGCCGCGCGCGACCTTCACCCGATGGAGGACGCATGACCATCGTCGCCGAAAGCATCATCCTTCCGGAACGTCGCGGCACCGCCGGTCGTCTCTCGGACTTCTTGTGGAGGCACCCACGTGTGCTCCTGGCGGTGCTGCTCGGGCCGCCGCTTCTTTGGCTGGGCGTCGTCTATCTCGGTTCGCTCTTCGCACTCCTGCTGCAGAGCTTCTTCTCGATCGATGACTTCTCCGGCCTCATCAATTACGAGTTCACGCTCGCCACCTACCGGCAGCTTTTGAGCGAGACCAATCTCGACATCATCATCCGCACCGTCACGATGGCCGCGGTGGTGACGCTTGTCTCCGCCCTCATCGCCTTTCCGATCGCCTATTACGCGGCCCGCTACGCGCGCGGAAAATGGAAGGTGCTGTTCTATCTCGGCGTCATGCTGCCGCTCTGGTCGAGCTACCTCGTCAAGATCTACGCGTGGAAGCTGATCCTCGCCAAGGAAGGCATTCTTACCTGGTTCTTCGCGAAGCTGAACCTGCTCTGGCTGCTCGACGCGTGGCTCGCGCTTCCAGTCGTCGGGGGCAATTCGC
Coding sequences within:
- a CDS encoding ABC transporter permease, which gives rise to MTIVAESIILPERRGTAGRLSDFLWRHPRVLLAVLLGPPLLWLGVVYLGSLFALLLQSFFSIDDFSGLINYEFTLATYRQLLSETNLDIIIRTVTMAAVVTLVSALIAFPIAYYAARYARGKWKVLFYLGVMLPLWSSYLVKIYAWKLILAKEGILTWFFAKLNLLWLLDAWLALPVVGGNSLSVSYTGTFIVFVYVWMPFMILPIQAALERVPSNLIEASSDLGGTPAQTFRYVLFPLALPGIVAGSIFTFSLTLGDYIIPQIIGSSRLFIGQAVYAQQGTAGNIPLAAAFTVVPIVIMGLYLWMAKRMGAFDAL
- a CDS encoding ABC transporter ATP-binding protein, which gives rise to MTTAVLFDNVSRYFGAVRAVDRVNLDIAEGEFFAMLGPSGSGKTTCLRLMAGFEQPTGGHIEIFGETAEGVPPYRRSVNTVFQDYALFPHLSILDNVAYGLMVKGAGREERRKAAEDALAMVKLPGYGTRRPGQLSGGQRQRVALARALVNKPKVLLLDEPLGALDLKLREQMQEELKSLQKSLGITFIFVTHDQGEALSMADRVAVFNEGQIQQLGSPEEVYNHPKTRFVADFVGSSNVLTTTLCQRLGLKAPFASLRPEAIAIAAPSNGALSLAGTIAGQSFLGATNRVVVDVDGARIAVASPAAHAIPAIGSPVTISFAARDLHPMEDA